The Thermocrinis ruber genome has a window encoding:
- a CDS encoding acetyl-CoA carboxylase carboxyltransferase subunit alpha, with protein sequence MFLDFEKELVELHQKISQLKRLYQLGEKEKEKELRRLQREFRKKAKEIYSKLDPWERVQLARHPQRPHTIDYIGLIFKDFIELHGDRRFGDDKAIVAGFGYLDDLPIAIIGHEKGRTTKEKMERNFGMPHPEGYRKAIRVAKLAEHYCLPVITFVDTPGAYPGIGAEERGQSEAIAESLYTFGYLKVPVIAVVIGEGGSGGALALGVANVVLMLQNSIYSVISPEGCAAILWKDQSKVKDASRALKLTAKDLLELKVIDAIVPEPLGSAHWDPVRTARVLKRCIKKHLKPLLTMNSQELVNQRIKKFEKMGFFIER encoded by the coding sequence ATGTTCTTGGACTTTGAAAAGGAACTGGTGGAGCTTCACCAAAAGATAAGTCAGTTAAAAAGGCTCTATCAGCTGGGAGAGAAGGAAAAGGAAAAGGAGCTCAGAAGATTGCAGAGGGAGTTTAGGAAAAAGGCAAAGGAGATATACTCCAAGCTTGACCCTTGGGAAAGGGTGCAGTTGGCAAGGCATCCCCAAAGACCCCACACCATAGACTACATAGGACTGATCTTTAAGGACTTTATAGAACTTCACGGAGACAGGAGGTTTGGAGACGATAAGGCTATAGTTGCAGGCTTTGGTTATTTAGATGACTTGCCCATTGCCATCATAGGCCACGAAAAGGGCAGAACTACCAAAGAAAAAATGGAGAGAAACTTTGGCATGCCGCACCCAGAAGGCTACCGAAAGGCAATAAGGGTGGCAAAGCTGGCAGAACACTACTGCCTGCCGGTGATTACCTTTGTGGATACGCCCGGGGCTTACCCAGGCATAGGGGCTGAGGAGAGGGGACAGTCTGAAGCAATAGCAGAAAGTCTATACACCTTTGGATACCTGAAGGTGCCGGTGATCGCGGTGGTTATAGGAGAGGGTGGCTCTGGTGGTGCCTTGGCTCTGGGGGTAGCAAATGTGGTTCTAATGCTTCAAAACTCCATATACTCAGTTATATCTCCCGAGGGCTGTGCGGCTATCCTGTGGAAAGACCAATCAAAGGTAAAGGATGCGTCAAGGGCTCTAAAGCTGACTGCCAAAGACCTGCTGGAGCTAAAGGTCATAGACGCTATAGTTCCTGAGCCCCTTGGCTCCGCCCACTGGGATCCTGTCCGTACCGCAAGGGTTTTAAAACGATGCATAAAAAAACACCTTAAACCTCTGCTAACCATGAACTCTCAAGAGCTTGTAAATCAACGCATAAAGAAGTTTGAAAAGATGGGCTTTTTTATAGAAAGATGA